A region of Streptomyces cinnamoneus DNA encodes the following proteins:
- a CDS encoding transcriptional regulator, with protein sequence MAPMDREGRTGRDGDDAARGPAGAGGNRLVPLIAAGSAPRAAVAALALEQHHVIPADRRSFRHLAERAAQGRQPAVAAFFAHLEQGEGVALERLGVLAAACGLDAETLRAHEPRAGCQAYPAYVAWLALGAEPVDVVVALSANFAAWGGYCATVAQALRRHYGFTDEACGFFDFFAEPDPRGAALAAEAGRAGRAEGLLTERLAHRYGRMLQEYESMFWNTLADTCVVQ encoded by the coding sequence ATGGCACCCATGGACCGGGAAGGGCGCACCGGCCGGGACGGCGACGACGCGGCGCGCGGGCCGGCCGGCGCCGGCGGCAACCGCCTCGTCCCGCTGATCGCGGCGGGCTCGGCCCCCCGGGCGGCCGTCGCCGCCCTCGCCCTGGAACAGCACCACGTCATCCCCGCCGACCGGCGCAGCTTCCGCCACCTGGCGGAGCGGGCCGCTCAGGGGCGGCAGCCCGCCGTCGCCGCGTTCTTCGCCCACCTCGAACAGGGCGAGGGCGTGGCGCTGGAGCGGCTGGGCGTGCTCGCGGCCGCGTGCGGACTGGACGCGGAGACGCTGCGGGCCCATGAGCCGCGCGCCGGATGCCAGGCGTATCCGGCGTACGTGGCGTGGCTGGCGCTGGGGGCCGAGCCGGTGGACGTAGTGGTGGCGCTCTCCGCCAACTTCGCCGCCTGGGGAGGCTATTGCGCCACGGTGGCGCAGGCCCTGCGCCGTCACTACGGCTTCACCGACGAAGCGTGCGGCTTCTTCGACTTCTTCGCGGAGCCCGACCCGAGGGGCGCGGCGCTCGCGGCGGAGGCGGGGCGGGCGGGGCGTGCGGAGGGTCTGCTGACGGAGCGTCTGGCGCACCGCTACGGACGGATGTTGCAGGAGTACGAGTCGATGTTCTGGAACACCCTCGCGGATACGTGTGTCGTACAGTGA
- a CDS encoding DUF6126 family protein produces MSANAKHVVEEDRAPMGMTVRVFIYLVAVHFIAAFFFLIFYLAGAE; encoded by the coding sequence GTGAGCGCCAACGCCAAGCACGTCGTGGAGGAGGACCGGGCCCCCATGGGCATGACGGTCCGCGTCTTCATCTACCTCGTCGCCGTCCACTTCATCGCCGCCTTCTTCTTCCTCATCTTCTATCTCGCCGGCGCCGAGTGA
- a CDS encoding helix-turn-helix domain-containing protein → MNPQPEPPAPAAGEGEELPAVAPQLRALRRRSGLTLEAAAARAGLSPAHLSRLETGRRTPSLPMLLALARTYGTTVSDLLGEVPEERDPIVRADRMEAQQSGGWTYWRAGGSGRAMQALRLHVPQGRGSQEELVRVHPGEEWLYVTGGRLRLRLGDTTHLLGPGDAAHFDSLTPHRIAAASPGGVDLLFMHTLMQSGAAGLCLGDTAPDRRGMP, encoded by the coding sequence ATGAACCCGCAGCCCGAACCGCCCGCCCCTGCCGCGGGCGAAGGGGAGGAACTCCCGGCCGTGGCCCCGCAGCTGCGCGCGTTGCGCAGGCGCAGCGGGCTGACGCTGGAGGCGGCCGCCGCCCGGGCCGGGCTCTCGCCCGCCCACCTGTCCCGGCTGGAGACCGGCCGGCGGACCCCGTCCCTGCCGATGCTGCTGGCTCTGGCCCGCACGTACGGGACGACGGTGTCCGACCTCCTGGGCGAAGTGCCCGAGGAGCGCGATCCCATCGTACGGGCGGACCGCATGGAGGCCCAGCAGTCCGGCGGCTGGACGTACTGGCGGGCCGGCGGCTCGGGGCGGGCCATGCAGGCGCTGCGGCTGCACGTGCCGCAGGGCCGGGGCAGCCAGGAGGAGCTGGTGCGGGTGCATCCGGGAGAGGAGTGGCTGTACGTGACCGGCGGACGGCTCAGGCTGCGGCTCGGGGACACCACGCACCTGCTCGGCCCCGGCGACGCGGCCCACTTCGACTCGCTCACCCCGCACCGCATCGCGGCGGCCTCGCCCGGCGGAGTGGACCTGCTGTTCATGCACACCCTGATGCAGAGCGGCGCGGCCGGGCTGTGCCTCGGCGACACCGCACCGGACCGGAGAGGAATGCCGTGA
- a CDS encoding ribonuclease domain-containing protein gives MNTPQRFARLGALAVIASTLLIGTPAVAATPTVHPAAAVKSVGDVCLSALPSQAHDTIRLIDAGGPFPYPKDGTVFTNREGVLPQHTSGYYHEYTVITPGSPDRGARRVVAGQGAHEDYYTGDHYETFDLVDFGC, from the coding sequence ATGAACACCCCCCAACGTTTCGCGCGCCTCGGCGCCCTCGCCGTCATCGCCTCGACCCTGCTGATCGGCACCCCGGCCGTCGCCGCCACGCCCACCGTGCATCCGGCCGCCGCCGTGAAGTCCGTCGGCGACGTCTGTCTCTCCGCCCTGCCCTCGCAGGCCCACGACACCATCCGCCTCATCGACGCCGGTGGCCCCTTCCCGTACCCGAAGGACGGGACCGTCTTCACCAACCGCGAGGGTGTGCTGCCCCAGCACACCAGTGGCTACTACCACGAGTACACCGTCATCACCCCGGGCTCGCCGGACCGTGGGGCGCGGCGCGTCGTCGCCGGGCAGGGGGCGCACGAGGACTACTACACCGGTGACCACTACGAGACCTTCGACCTCGTCGACTTCGGCTGCTGA
- a CDS encoding bifunctional 4-hydroxy-2-oxoglutarate aldolase/2-dehydro-3-deoxy-phosphogluconate aldolase, giving the protein MYRWEITRAVLAQRVVAVVRGDSYDRATVAAGHLLSAGITGLEISLTTPFALEAVTTLCREVGDEAVIGAGSVLDGTSARMAVDAGARFLASPAVDAAVIRTGHRYGVPVLPGVATATEVVRAMELGADALKVFPAAGRRPAWLAELRAELPQAALVPGGGISVDEAPAWIAAGAVACAVGGELAEGDRDSVAKRVADLLGRLAEAAGAEG; this is encoded by the coding sequence GTGTACCGCTGGGAGATCACCCGGGCCGTACTGGCCCAACGCGTCGTGGCCGTGGTCCGGGGCGACAGCTACGACCGGGCCACCGTGGCGGCCGGCCACCTGCTGTCCGCCGGCATCACCGGCCTGGAGATATCCCTCACCACGCCCTTCGCCCTGGAAGCCGTCACCACCCTGTGCCGCGAGGTGGGCGACGAGGCCGTCATCGGCGCCGGCTCGGTGCTCGACGGGACGTCCGCCCGCATGGCCGTCGACGCCGGCGCCCGCTTCCTCGCCTCGCCCGCCGTGGACGCCGCCGTCATCCGTACGGGCCACCGCTACGGCGTCCCCGTCCTCCCGGGCGTCGCCACCGCCACCGAAGTCGTACGGGCCATGGAGCTGGGAGCCGACGCGCTGAAGGTCTTCCCGGCGGCCGGACGTCGCCCCGCCTGGCTCGCGGAGCTGCGGGCCGAACTGCCCCAGGCGGCGCTCGTGCCCGGCGGCGGGATATCCGTGGACGAGGCCCCCGCCTGGATCGCCGCGGGAGCCGTGGCCTGCGCGGTGGGAGGGGAACTGGCCGAGGGCGACCGGGACTCCGTCGCCAAGCGCGTGGCCGACCTGCTCGGTCGTCTGGCGGAGGCGGCGGGCGCGGAGGGCTGA
- a CDS encoding GntR family transcriptional regulator codes for MAKQQPLQFTLDRGSPVPLYFQLSQQLEAAIEQGRLAPGSLLGNEIDLAGRLGLSRPTVRQAIQSLVDKGLLVRRRGVGTQVVHSQIKRPLELSSLYDDLDAAGQKPATRVLRHAVEPASAQVAAALGVAEGADVLLVERLRLAHGEPMAHLRNHLPVGLLELEGGEALERSGLYRLMRTAGITLHSARQTIGARAATAEEGELLAEPEGAPLLTMERTTFDDTGRAVEFGSHLYRASRYSFDFQLLARS; via the coding sequence GTGGCGAAGCAGCAACCCCTCCAGTTCACCCTCGACCGCGGCAGCCCGGTGCCGTTGTACTTCCAGCTGTCCCAGCAGCTGGAGGCCGCGATCGAGCAGGGCCGGCTCGCCCCCGGCAGCCTGCTGGGCAACGAGATCGACCTGGCCGGGCGGCTGGGGTTGTCCCGGCCCACCGTCCGGCAGGCCATCCAGTCGCTGGTGGACAAGGGCCTGCTGGTGCGGAGGCGCGGGGTGGGCACCCAGGTCGTGCACAGCCAGATCAAGCGTCCGCTGGAGCTGAGCAGTCTCTACGACGACCTGGACGCCGCCGGCCAGAAGCCGGCCACGCGGGTGCTGCGGCACGCCGTCGAGCCCGCGAGCGCCCAGGTGGCCGCGGCCCTGGGCGTCGCCGAGGGCGCCGACGTCCTGCTCGTCGAACGGCTGCGCCTCGCGCACGGCGAACCCATGGCGCACCTGCGCAACCACCTCCCCGTCGGTCTGCTGGAGCTCGAAGGCGGCGAGGCGCTGGAGCGGAGCGGCCTCTACCGGCTGATGCGGACGGCCGGCATCACCCTCCACAGCGCCCGGCAGACGATCGGCGCCCGGGCGGCCACCGCCGAGGAGGGCGAGCTGCTGGCCGAGCCGGAGGGCGCGCCGCTGCTGACGATGGAGCGGACGACCTTCGACGACACGGGCCGCGCCGTGGAGTTCGGCTCCCACCTCTACCGGGCGTCGCGGTACTCCTTCGACTTCCAGCTCCTCGCCCGTTCCTGA
- a CDS encoding sugar ABC transporter substrate-binding protein, whose amino-acid sequence MSAVLAAVLGATLAGCSSTGGKRAEERAAKAAQGRAAVDTPRWTFAMVTHSGDGDTFWDIVQSGAKQAAAKDNIKFLYAHDVEGNKQAQNVQAMIDQKVDGLIVTLAKPDAMKDVVAKAAKAGIPVITVNSGSDKSKDFGALTHIGQDEVIAGEAVGEQLNARGKKKAVCVLHEQGNVGHEQRCEGVKKSFKGDLENLYVEGTNMPNVQSSIEAKLQSDKDIDAVVTLGAPFAPTAVKAAQQAGSKAEVDTFDLNAKVADALQKGTLGFAVDQDPYLQGYEAVDLLWLYRYNRDMLGGGRPVLTGPQIVTKDDAKTLAEYTKRGTR is encoded by the coding sequence GTGAGCGCCGTGCTGGCAGCGGTGCTCGGCGCCACACTGGCGGGGTGCAGCAGCACGGGCGGCAAGCGTGCCGAGGAACGGGCCGCCAAGGCCGCCCAGGGGCGGGCCGCGGTCGACACCCCCCGGTGGACCTTCGCGATGGTCACCCACTCAGGCGATGGCGACACGTTCTGGGACATCGTCCAGAGCGGTGCCAAGCAGGCGGCGGCCAAGGACAACATCAAGTTCCTCTACGCACACGACGTCGAGGGCAACAAGCAGGCGCAGAACGTCCAGGCCATGATCGACCAGAAGGTCGACGGCCTGATCGTCACGCTCGCCAAGCCGGACGCCATGAAGGACGTCGTCGCCAAGGCGGCGAAGGCCGGCATCCCGGTGATCACCGTGAACTCGGGCTCCGACAAGTCGAAGGACTTCGGCGCGCTCACCCACATCGGCCAGGACGAGGTCATCGCCGGCGAGGCCGTCGGCGAGCAGCTCAACGCGCGCGGCAAGAAGAAGGCCGTCTGCGTCCTGCACGAGCAGGGCAACGTGGGCCACGAGCAGCGCTGCGAGGGTGTGAAGAAGTCCTTCAAGGGCGACCTGGAGAACCTCTACGTCGAGGGCACCAACATGCCCAACGTGCAGTCGTCCATCGAGGCGAAGCTCCAGTCCGACAAGGACATCGACGCCGTCGTCACCCTGGGCGCCCCCTTCGCCCCCACCGCCGTCAAGGCGGCCCAGCAGGCCGGCAGCAAGGCCGAGGTCGACACCTTCGACCTCAACGCCAAGGTCGCCGACGCCCTCCAGAAGGGCACCCTCGGCTTCGCCGTGGACCAGGACCCCTACCTCCAGGGCTACGAGGCCGTGGACCTGCTGTGGCTCTACCGCTACAACCGCGACATGCTCGGCGGCGGCCGCCCCGTCCTGACCGGCCCGCAGATCGTCACCAAGGACGACGCCAAGACCCTCGCCGAATACACGAAGCGGGGCACCCGATGA
- a CDS encoding ABC transporter permease — translation MSADAITDERLIGRSPLRRLLGRPELGAVVGAAAVFLFFSFAADSFLRASSLSTVLYASSTIGIMAVPVALLMIGGEFDLSTGVMVTTSALVSSMVSYQMTANVWVGVGVSLLATLAVGFFNGFMLTRTKLPSFIITLGTFLMLTGLNLGFTKLVSGTVSTKTIGDMEGFESARTLFASHLTIGDVDLQVTILWWFGLVALATWILLRTRVGNWIFAVGGGADAARAVGVPVNKTKIGLYMAVAFCAWISGQHLLMSYDVVQSGEGVGNEFLYIIAAVIGGCLMTGGYGSAIGSAVGAFIFGMTSKGIVYAQWNPDWFKFFLGGMLLLATLLNAWVRKRAEASK, via the coding sequence ATGAGCGCCGACGCGATCACGGACGAGCGCCTGATCGGCCGCAGCCCCCTCCGCCGCCTGCTCGGCCGGCCCGAGCTGGGCGCGGTGGTGGGCGCGGCGGCGGTCTTCCTCTTCTTCTCGTTCGCCGCGGACAGCTTCCTGCGGGCCTCCAGCCTCTCCACCGTCCTGTACGCGTCCTCGACGATCGGCATCATGGCCGTCCCGGTGGCGCTGCTGATGATCGGTGGCGAGTTCGACCTGTCGACCGGCGTGATGGTCACCACGTCGGCGCTGGTCTCCTCGATGGTCAGCTACCAGATGACGGCGAACGTCTGGGTGGGCGTGGGGGTGTCCCTGCTGGCCACCCTGGCCGTCGGCTTCTTCAACGGCTTCATGCTGACCCGCACCAAGCTGCCGAGCTTCATCATCACCCTCGGCACGTTCCTCATGCTCACCGGCCTGAACCTGGGCTTCACCAAGCTCGTCAGCGGCACCGTCTCCACCAAGACCATCGGTGACATGGAAGGCTTCGAGTCGGCCCGGACGCTCTTCGCCTCCCACCTGACGATCGGCGACGTCGACCTCCAGGTGACGATCCTGTGGTGGTTCGGGCTCGTCGCCCTCGCCACCTGGATCCTGCTGCGCACCCGCGTGGGCAACTGGATCTTCGCGGTCGGCGGCGGCGCGGACGCGGCCCGCGCGGTCGGCGTCCCCGTCAACAAGACCAAGATCGGCCTCTACATGGCCGTGGCCTTCTGCGCCTGGATCTCCGGCCAGCACCTGCTGATGTCGTACGACGTGGTGCAGTCCGGCGAGGGCGTCGGCAACGAGTTCCTCTACATCATCGCGGCCGTCATCGGCGGCTGCCTGATGACCGGCGGCTACGGCTCGGCCATCGGCTCCGCGGTGGGTGCCTTCATCTTCGGCATGACCAGCAAGGGCATCGTGTACGCGCAGTGGAACCCGGACTGGTTCAAGTTCTTCCTGGGCGGCATGCTCCTGCTGGCGACCCTGCTGAACGCATGGGTCCGCAAGCGGGCGGAGGCGAGCAAGTGA
- a CDS encoding ATP-binding cassette domain-containing protein — translation MGPQAGGGEQVSALVKLTDVSKYYGNIRALEGVSLEVHAGDITCVLGDNGAGKSTLIKIIAGLHQHDAGVFEIEGEETKLASPREALDRGIATVYQDLAVVPLMPVWRNFFLGSEPTKGKGPFKRLDVQQMRETTRAELLRMGIDLRDVDQPIGTLSGGERQCVAIARAVYFGAKVLVLDEPTAALGVKQSGVVLKYVAAARDAGLGVVLITHNPHHAYLVGDRFVLLKRGAMAGSHAKSEIALDELTRQMAGGSELDQLSHELERAPGPDVIGGKKIEATEAD, via the coding sequence ATGGGTCCGCAAGCGGGCGGAGGCGAGCAAGTGAGCGCTCTGGTCAAGCTCACCGACGTGAGCAAGTACTACGGCAACATCCGCGCCCTCGAAGGCGTCTCCCTGGAGGTCCACGCGGGCGACATCACCTGCGTGCTGGGCGACAACGGTGCGGGCAAGTCGACCCTGATCAAGATCATCGCGGGTCTGCACCAGCACGACGCGGGCGTGTTCGAGATCGAGGGCGAGGAGACGAAGCTCGCCTCCCCCCGCGAGGCCCTGGACCGGGGCATCGCCACGGTCTACCAGGACCTGGCGGTCGTCCCCCTGATGCCGGTCTGGCGGAACTTCTTCCTCGGCTCCGAGCCGACGAAGGGCAAGGGCCCCTTCAAGCGCCTCGACGTGCAGCAGATGCGCGAGACGACCCGCGCGGAGCTGCTCCGCATGGGCATCGACCTGCGGGACGTGGACCAGCCCATCGGCACGCTCTCGGGCGGCGAGCGCCAGTGCGTCGCGATCGCCCGGGCGGTGTACTTCGGCGCGAAGGTGCTGGTCCTGGACGAACCCACCGCCGCGCTCGGCGTCAAGCAGTCGGGCGTGGTCCTCAAGTACGTGGCGGCGGCCCGCGACGCCGGCCTGGGCGTGGTCTTGATCACGCACAACCCGCACCACGCGTACCTGGTCGGTGACCGCTTCGTCCTCCTCAAGCGGGGAGCGATGGCGGGCAGCCACGCCAAGTCCGAGATCGCCCTGGACGAGCTGACCCGTCAGATGGCGGGCGGCTCGGAGCTCGACCAGCTCAGCCACGAGCTGGAGCGGGCACCGGGCCCCGACGTGATCGGCGGCAAGAAGATCGAAGCCACCGAGGCGGACTGA
- a CDS encoding ROK family glucokinase, with protein sequence MSMYRERVYRGTGRATVLRTVGTRERRSHLTAPRVPTVGIDIGGTKVMAGVVDADGNILEKLRTETPDKSKSPKVVEDTIVELVLDLSDRHDVHAVGIGAAGWVDADRNRVLFAPHLSWRNEPLRDRLAGRLAVPVMVDNDANTAAWAEWRFGAGRGEDHLVMITLGTGIGGAILEDGQVKRGKFGVAGEFGHMQVVPGGHRCPCGNRGCWEQYSSGNALVREARELAAAESPVAYGIIDRVAGNIPEITGPLITELARSGDAMCVELLQDIGQWLGVGIANLAAALDPSCFVIGGGVSAADDLLIGPARDAFRRHLTGRGYRPEARIVKAQLGPEAGMVGAADLARLVARRFRRANRRRVERYERYAQAGRG encoded by the coding sequence ATGAGCATGTACCGCGAGCGCGTATACCGGGGCACCGGCAGAGCGACCGTGCTCCGCACGGTGGGCACGCGCGAGCGCCGCTCTCACCTCACCGCCCCCCGCGTCCCCACCGTGGGCATCGACATCGGTGGCACCAAGGTCATGGCCGGCGTCGTCGACGCCGACGGCAACATCCTCGAGAAGCTCCGCACCGAGACCCCGGACAAGTCCAAGAGCCCGAAGGTCGTCGAGGACACCATCGTGGAGCTGGTCCTGGACCTCTCCGACCGCCACGACGTCCACGCCGTCGGCATCGGCGCCGCCGGCTGGGTCGACGCCGACCGCAACCGGGTCCTGTTCGCCCCCCACCTGTCCTGGCGGAACGAGCCGCTGCGCGACCGCCTCGCCGGCCGCCTGGCCGTCCCGGTCATGGTCGACAACGACGCCAACACCGCCGCCTGGGCGGAGTGGCGCTTCGGCGCGGGCCGCGGTGAGGACCACCTGGTCATGATCACCCTCGGCACCGGCATCGGCGGCGCCATCCTCGAGGACGGCCAGGTCAAGCGCGGCAAGTTCGGCGTCGCCGGCGAGTTCGGCCACATGCAGGTCGTGCCCGGCGGCCACCGCTGCCCGTGCGGCAACCGCGGCTGCTGGGAGCAGTACAGCTCCGGCAACGCCCTGGTGCGCGAGGCCCGCGAGCTGGCCGCCGCCGAGTCGCCCGTCGCCTACGGGATCATCGACCGCGTCGCCGGCAACATCCCCGAGATCACCGGCCCGCTGATCACGGAGCTGGCCCGCTCCGGCGACGCCATGTGCGTGGAGCTGCTCCAGGACATCGGCCAGTGGCTGGGTGTGGGCATCGCCAACCTCGCCGCCGCCCTCGACCCCTCCTGCTTCGTCATCGGCGGTGGCGTCAGCGCGGCCGACGACCTGCTGATCGGCCCGGCACGGGACGCCTTCCGCCGGCACCTCACCGGCCGTGGCTACCGCCCGGAGGCCCGCATCGTCAAGGCGCAGCTGGGCCCCGAGGCGGGCATGGTCGGCGCCGCCGACCTGGCGCGGCTCGTCGCCCGGCGCTTCCGCCGCGCCAACCGGCGCCGCGTCGAGCGCTACGAGCGCTACGCGCAGGCGGGCCGCGGGTGA
- a CDS encoding cold-shock protein, whose amino-acid sequence MASGSVKWFNAEKGFGFIEQDGGGPDVFAHYSNIAAQGFRELSEGQKVTFDIAQGQKGPTAENIVPA is encoded by the coding sequence ATGGCTTCCGGATCCGTGAAGTGGTTCAACGCCGAAAAGGGCTTCGGCTTCATCGAGCAGGACGGCGGCGGCCCCGACGTCTTCGCCCACTACTCGAACATCGCCGCCCAGGGCTTCCGTGAGCTGTCGGAGGGCCAGAAGGTCACGTTCGACATCGCGCAGGGCCAGAAGGGCCCGACGGCCGAGAACATCGTTCCCGCCTGA
- a CDS encoding DEAD/DEAH box helicase gives MNRTRINDRSARTRSGNPGSAMGGNRSGSPRRAEGPGRRRTSPQGEFALPKTVTSALPAVEAFADLDMPAQLLAALGHEGVTVPFPIQAATLPNSLAGRDVLGRGRTGSGKTLAFGLALLARTAGRRAEPRLPLALVLVPTRELAQQVTDALTPYARSVRLRLATVVGGMPIGRQAAGLRTGAEVVVATPGRLKDLIDRGDCRLDQVAVTVLDEADQMTDMGFMPQVTELLDQVRPDGQRMLFSATLDRNVDLLVRRYLTDPVVHSVDPSAGAVTTMEHHVLHVHGADKHRTTTEIAARDGRVIMFLDTKHAVDRLTEHLLNSGVRAASLHGGKSQPQRTKTLSRFKSGHVTVLVATNVAARGIHVDNLDLVVNVDPPSDHKDYLHRGGRTARAGESGSVVTLVTPQQRRAMSRLMAAAGITPQTTEVRSGEAELSRITGAQAPSGVPVTITAPATERPRRADSSSPRGRRGRVGRGRSAGGTGRRTAPRSSVDAAA, from the coding sequence GTGAACCGCACGCGTATAAACGATCGCTCCGCCCGCACCCGCTCCGGAAATCCGGGCTCCGCGATGGGCGGAAACCGCTCCGGCTCCCCGCGCCGTGCCGAAGGCCCCGGACGCCGGCGGACTTCGCCCCAGGGCGAGTTCGCACTGCCGAAGACGGTCACCTCGGCGCTGCCCGCCGTCGAGGCGTTCGCCGATCTCGACATGCCGGCGCAGTTGCTGGCCGCGCTGGGCCATGAGGGCGTGACCGTACCGTTCCCGATCCAGGCGGCGACCCTGCCGAACTCCCTCGCGGGGCGTGACGTGCTCGGCCGTGGCCGCACCGGCTCGGGCAAGACCCTCGCCTTCGGCCTCGCCCTGCTGGCCCGTACGGCAGGTCGACGCGCCGAGCCGCGGCTGCCGCTGGCCCTCGTCCTCGTACCCACCCGTGAGCTGGCCCAGCAGGTCACCGACGCCCTCACTCCGTACGCCCGCTCCGTGCGGCTGCGCCTTGCCACCGTGGTCGGTGGCATGCCGATCGGCAGGCAGGCCGCCGGGCTGCGTACCGGGGCGGAGGTCGTCGTCGCCACGCCGGGCCGGCTCAAGGACCTCATCGACCGTGGCGACTGCCGCCTGGACCAGGTCGCCGTCACCGTGCTCGACGAGGCCGACCAGATGACCGACATGGGCTTCATGCCCCAGGTCACCGAGCTGCTCGACCAGGTGCGCCCCGACGGCCAGCGGATGCTGTTCTCGGCCACCCTGGACCGCAACGTCGACCTGCTGGTCCGCCGCTACCTCACCGACCCGGTGGTCCACTCCGTCGACCCGTCCGCGGGCGCCGTGACGACCATGGAGCACCACGTCCTCCACGTGCACGGCGCGGACAAGCACCGGACGACCACCGAGATCGCGGCCCGGGACGGCCGGGTGATCATGTTCCTGGACACCAAGCACGCGGTGGACCGGCTGACCGAGCACCTGCTGAACAGCGGTGTCCGCGCCGCCTCCCTGCACGGCGGCAAGTCCCAGCCGCAGCGCACGAAGACCCTGTCCCGCTTCAAGTCCGGACATGTGACGGTGCTGGTGGCGACCAACGTCGCGGCGCGCGGTATCCACGTCGACAACCTCGACCTGGTCGTGAACGTCGACCCGCCCAGCGACCACAAGGACTACCTGCACCGAGGCGGGCGCACGGCCCGCGCCGGCGAGTCCGGCAGCGTCGTCACCCTGGTGACCCCCCAGCAGCGCCGCGCCATGAGCCGGCTGATGGCCGCCGCCGGCATCACCCCGCAGACCACCGAGGTGCGCTCGGGCGAAGCCGAACTGAGCCGCATCACCGGTGCCCAGGCCCCCTCGGGCGTCCCGGTCACCATCACGGCGCCGGCCACGGAACGTCCCCGGCGCGCCGACTCCTCCTCGCCCCGCGGACGGCGTGGTCGCGTCGGCCGGGGCCGGTCCGCCGGCGGCACGGGTCGCCGCACGGCACCGCGCTCGTCCGTCGACGCGGCCGCTTAG
- a CDS encoding SCO5918 family protein has protein sequence MRCVIARFPFDLTKSGVLTSMKGVKPEAITGESVIIGRRHYPVKQVGEVITRQDRRDFTSGEVTRAMARLGFTCRSAHEAVPVPPSHASHASHASHASHAPTPLETASALLGGPGPLGL, from the coding sequence ATGCGCTGCGTCATCGCCCGGTTCCCCTTCGACCTCACCAAGAGTGGGGTGCTGACCTCGATGAAGGGCGTGAAGCCCGAGGCCATCACGGGAGAGTCCGTGATCATCGGCCGCCGCCACTACCCCGTCAAGCAGGTGGGCGAAGTCATCACCCGGCAGGACCGCCGCGACTTCACCAGCGGAGAGGTCACCCGGGCCATGGCGCGGCTGGGCTTCACCTGTCGGAGCGCCCACGAGGCCGTGCCGGTTCCGCCCTCGCACGCCTCGCACGCCTCGCACGCCTCGCACGCCTCGCACGCCCCCACGCCGCTCGAGACCGCGTCGGCGCTGCTGGGCGGCCCCGGCCCGCTGGGGCTGTGA